TGCCGCAGCCACCGCTCCAGGGCTTCGACATCGCGGTCGACCGGGTCTTCAAGAACGACGGCGCCGAGGTCAAGCGGGAGACGTTCAAGACCCACTACACCCCGCGCGACGAGGTCACCTGCAAGCCGGTCGACCAGCCCGACAAGGAGACGGACGCCAGGTGACCGGCGCGCGGCCGGCGGGGAGACGGATGCCCGGAAGGGTGTCTTCCCGCACGGTCGGGGCATGACTCCGGAGCACGGCCCACCAGGCCAGGGCCGCCCTCAACCGTCCGGAGGCCCGCCTTGGCGCAGCGCAGCGACCCCTTCGAGCGGCTCCTCGACGACGCCGTGCGCGCGGGTGTGTGCCCGGGCATGGTCTGGGCCGTGGGGCACGGCCGTACGACGGTGTCCGAAGGGGCCGTCGGCCTGCTCGACCCGGAGCGGCCCGGCGAGCCGATGCGCCACGACACGCTGTTCGACGTGGCGAGCCTCACCAAGGTGCTGGCCGTCTGGGCCGTGGTCGGCACGCTCGTCGACGCCGGGAAGATCGACCTGACGGCCCCACTGGGCGACTACTGGCCCGAGGCGGCGGGACGGCCGCTCGCCGACGTGACGGCGCATCACCTCCTCACCCACACCGCCGGCATGCCGCTCCGCGCCAACCTCCGGCACCTGTACGGATCCGATCCGCAGGACGTACGGGACGGCGTCCTCGCCGAGCGGCTCCGGCACCGGCCCGGGGAGGCCGTCGCGTACACCGACCGGGCGGCCCTGATCCTCGGGTTCCTCGCCGAGCACCTCACGCGCCGCCCGCTCCCCCGGCTCGCCGAGGAACGCGTCTGGAGCCCGCTCGGGATGGCGGAGACCCGGTACGGTCCGCTGGCGGCCCCGCTCAAGGAGCGCTGCGCGCCCACCGAGTACGACGAGGAGAGCGGCCGGCACCTCAAGGGCACCGTCCATGACTTCTCGGCCCGGCTGCTCGGCGGCGCCTGCGGGATCGCGGGGGTCTTCACGACCACCGGCGACGTCGGGCGGTTCCTCCGTCACCTCCTCGCCCCGGTGCCCGGGGTCTTCTCCGCCGAGTGGACGGCCGGCTCGCTCCGCGTCCGCACCGGCGGCCTCGAACCTCCCCGCGGCCTGTTCTGGCACCCGGCGCCGGGCACGGCACCCGCGGACGACGTCTGGTCGCACTTCGGCTTCACCGGCACGGGCATGTGGGTCTCGCCGAGCCGGGACCGCTGGGCGGTCCTGCTCACCAACCGCCTCCGGCTGACCAGGGACCCCGGCCCGCTGGCCCGGGTAAGGGAGGTCTTCCGGACCCTCGCCTTCCGCTGACCGCGCCACGAAATCCGCGTGCCTCGCGGCGGCGGCTCTGCGAGCCTGCACCCGAACGAACGATCTTTGACGGGGTGCGAGGCGCAAGGAGTGCGGACGATGGGATTCACCCTCGAAGGACCGGTCCTGGAGGGCGCGCTGGTGCGCCTGGAGCCGCTCGGGCACCACCATGCCCCGGGGCTCGCCGAGGCGGCGGAGGAGAACCGGGACAGCTACGGATTCACCTCGGTGCCGGACCGGGAGGGGGTCGGGGCGTACATCGACGCGCAGCTCGGCCGCGCCGCCGACGGTCTCCTCGCCCCGTACGCGCAGGTGGCCGTGGCGACCGGCCGCGTGGTCGGCCACACCTCCTTCTGGGACCCGCGGCGGTGGCGGTCCGGTGCGGGCCTCTGCGCGATCGAGATCGGTTTCACCTGGCTCGCGGCCTCCGCGCAGGGCACGGGGGTGAACACCGAGGCCAAGTACCTGCTGTTCAGGCACGCCTTCGAGAGCTGGGAGGTGGCCCGGGTGGACCTGAAGACGGACGCCCGCAACGCCCGTTCCCGGGCGGCCATCGCGAGCGTGGGGGCGACCTTCGAGGGTGTCCTGCGGAACTGGTCGCGCTCCTGGGCGCCGGGCGAGGAGGACCGTCTCCGCGACAGCGCCGTGTTCTCGGTCATCGCCGAGGAGTGGCCCGAGCGCCGGACGGCCCTCGAACGGCGTCTGGCGGCGAGGCGGTCGGGCTGAGATACGGCCTGGTGGCAGCCCCGGAACGTGGCAGTGGGGGCGTCGGACGTGACGTTCGGCACCCCTCCGATGGAGCAAACGGGCCGGGGGTTACCATATGAGCGCCGCCTAGCTCGAAAGATAAACTTGTGACTGTCAATGACGACTCGTTCACCAGCTGGAAGAACCGCGAGGAGATCGCGGAGTCGATGATCCCGATCATCGGGAAGCTGCACCGGGAGCAGGACATCACCGTCCTGGTCCACAGCCGCTCCCTGGTGAACAAGTCGGTGGTCAGCATCCTCAAGACCCACCGGTTCGCGCGCCAGATCGCCGGCGAGGAGCTGTCGGTCACCGAGACGCTTCCGTTCCTCCAGACGCTCACCACCCTCGACCTGGGCCCGTCCCAGATCGACATCGGCATGCTGGCCGCCGAGTACAAGACCGACAACCGCGGTCTCACGGTGGAGGAGTTCACCGCCGAGGCCGTCGCCGGTGCGACCGGTGAGAACAAGATCGAGCGCCGCGACGGACGCGACGTCGTCCTGTACGGCTTCGGCCGCATCGGCCGCCTCGTCGCCCGCCTCCTCATCGAGAAGGCCGGCTCGGGCAACGGTCTGCGCCTGCGCGCGATCGTCGTCCGCGGCGGCGGCGAGCAGGATCTGGTCAAGCGCGCCTCGCTGCTGCGCCGCGACTCGATCCACGGTCAGTTCCAGGGCACGATCACGGTCGACGAGGCGAACAGCACGATCGTCGCCAACGGCAACACGATCAAGGTGATCTACGCCAACGACCCCTCCGAGGTCGACTACACGGCGTACGGCATCGAGAACGCCATCCTGATCGACAACACCGGCAAGTGGCGTGACCGCGAGGGCCTGTCGAAGCACCTGCGCCCCGGCATCGACAAGGTCGTCCTGACCGCGCCCGGCAAGGGTGACGTGCCGAACATCGTGCACGGCGTCAACCACGACACGATCAAGCCGGACGAGCAGATCCTCTCCTGCGCCTCCTGCACCACCAACGCGATCGTGCCGCCGCTGAAGGCCATGGACGACGAGTACGGCGTGCTGCGCGGTCACGTGGAGACGGTCCACTCGTTCACGAACGACCAGAACCTCCTGGACAACTACCACAAGGCGGACCGCCGCGGCCGTTCCGCGCCGCTCAACATGGTGATCACCGAGACCGGTGCCGCCTCGGCCGTCGCCAAGGCGCTGCCGGAGCTCAAGGCCCCGATCACGGGCAGCTCGATCCGCGTCCCCGTCCCGGACGTGTCGATCGCCATCCTGAGCCTGCGCCTGGGCCGCGAGACCACCCGCGACGAGGTCCTCGAGTACCTGCGCGACGTCTCTCTGCACTCGCCGCTGAAGCGTCAGATCGACTTCACCACGGCCCCCGACGCCGTCTCGATGGACTTCGTGGGCTCGCGCCACGCGTCGATCGTCGACGCCGGCGCGACCAAGGTCGACGGCGACAACGCGATCCTCTACCTCTGGTACGACAACGAGTTCGGCTACTCGTGCCAGGTCATCCGGGTCGTCCAGCACGTCTCCGGCGTCGAGTACCCGACCTTCCCGGCCCCGGCGGTCTGATCCCGGCCCGCCCACCGGCACGGCGACGCGCCGCACTTCCTCCGGGGGGTGCGGCGCGTCGCCGTTCGCCGTGCGGCGTCCCTCCCGCCGCGCGAACCGACCGCCGCCGAAGGGCGTCCCTCCCCGCATGGACACGTTCACGCACGGGATGCGCCAGCTCCTGCGGTTCGCGGTGCTGGAGGCGCGGTGCTGCGCCTTCGCCGTCGCGCTCGTCGGGGGGATCGCCGTCTCGTCCCTGCTGCCCGAGCTGCCGATCGCCCGGTACGACCTGCTGCTGCTGTACGGGATCGGGCTCACCGTCGTGGCCTGGAGGGTCGGCTGGGACAGCGGCCGGGACATCGCGGTGATCGCCGCCTGTCACGCCACGGGCCTGCTCTTCGAGTTGGTCAAGGTTCGGATGGGCTCCTGGAGTTATCCGGAGGAGGCGCTGACCAAGGTCGGCGGGGTGCCGCTCTACGGCGGATTCCTCTACGCGGCGCTCGGCAGTTACGTCTGCCGGGCCCGGCGCCTGTTCGACCTGCGGCTGACGGGCTACCGGCCGCGCGCGACGGCCGTGCTCGCCGCCGCCGTGTACGTGAACTTCTTCAGCCACCACTGGCTGCCCGACGCCCGCTGGGTCCTGGCGGCGCTGATCCTCGTGACGACGGCGGGGACCTGGGTGCGGTTCCGGGTGGGCGTACGGGACCACCGGATGCCCCTGGCCCTGTCGTTCGTCCTGATCGGCTTCTTCCTCTGGGTGGCGGAGAACGCGGCCACGTACGTCGGCGCCTGGAGCTATCCGGACCAGCTGGACGGCTGGCAGCCGGTGTCCCTCGCCAAGTTCGGCGCATGGGCGCTGCTGATGACGGTCACGTTCGTCCTGGCAATGTCCTCGCGCTCCGTGCGACACGAGAATTGAGGCAATTCCCTGCGCCCGTGCACGGGCGCAGGGGACGTGGTACAGTCAACAGCAGTTGCAGTCGTGGTTCCCAAAGAAACTTACAAGTGCCTTTGACGATTCGACATCGTCAGGCACTTTCTGTGTTTTCGGTGCAGTTTTCCGGACGGGGCAATCATCACGGCGACGCCGGGGTCCGCACAGTGCGGCCCCCAGGGCTACGCCCCGAAGGAGAATTGACATGGCTAACGGCACCGTGAAGTGGTTCAACGCTGAAAAGGGCTTCGGCTTCATCGAGCAGGAGGGTGGCGGCCCGGACGTCTTCGCCCACTACTCCAACATCGCCACCTCTGGCTTCCGTGAGCTCCAGGAAGGCCAGAAGGTGACCTTCGACGTCACGCAGGGCCAGAAGGGCCCCCAGGCGGAGAACATCCTCCCCGCCTGACGTTGACACGTCCGACGCAGCCGGTGTCCTCACCCGTGTGGTGAGGGCCCCGGCTCGTCGCATTTTCCAGGCTTTTCAAACATTCCCGGGCTTTCACGACCGGTTGCCGATTTCATACCCTCGGCATGGCCGGATCCGTACGCCTGTGGCATTCGGTACGTTCCAGTAATTCATCGGGCCCGCGGCCCTTCGCGAATTCCTCGAGGCGCACCGTTTCGAGGAGGACCCATGAACGACACGAACGGCGCGAACAGCGCACCCCGAACGGACCGGGCAGGACGCGGCACCCGCGCCGTGGACGAATGGGCGGCGCTGCCGGTCGGCACCCCGGCCCTGCCGCCCGCCGCCACCTTCGCCGAGCTCGCACTGCCGGGCGCGGTCCATGAGGTCCTCGCCGGGCTCGGCGTCGACACACCGTTCCCGATCCAGTCCGCGACCCTGCCCGACGCCCTCGCGGGCCGTGACGTCCTGGGACGCGGACGCACCGGATCCGGCAAGACCCTCGCCTTCGGCCTGCCCCTCCTGGTCCGCGTCGCCGGCCGGCGCGCCGACGCCCGCAAGCCGCTCGCGCTGGTCCTCGTACCCACCCGCGAACTGGCCCAGCAGGTCACGGACGCCCTCGACCCGTTCGCCCGGGCCCTCAAGCTGCGTCTGGCCACCGTCGTCGGCGGCATGTCGATCGGCCGGCAGGCCACGGCGCTGCGCGACGGGGCCGAGGTCCTGATCGCCACGCCGGGCCGGCTCATGGACCTCGTCGAGCGCAAGGACTGCCGACTGGAGCGGGTGACCGTGACCGTCCTCGACGAGGCGGACCAGATGGCCGACATGGGCTTCATGCCGCAGGTCACCGAACTCCTCGACCTGGTGTCCGCCGAGGGGCAGCGGATGCTGTTCTCCGCCACGCTCGACCGCAACGTCGACCTCCTGGTGGAGCGGTACCTCACGGACCCGGTCGTCCACTCCGTCGACCCGTCGGCGGCGACCGTCTCCACGATGGACCACCATGTGCTCCATGTGCACGGGGCCGACAAGTTCGCCACCGCCACGGAGATCGCCGCCCGCGAAGGCCGGGTCATCATGTTCCTGGCGACGAAGGCCTCCGTCGACCGCTTCACCAAGCACCTCCTCGGCAGCGGCGTG
This sequence is a window from Streptomyces sp. NBC_00691. Protein-coding genes within it:
- a CDS encoding serine hydrolase domain-containing protein, with protein sequence MAQRSDPFERLLDDAVRAGVCPGMVWAVGHGRTTVSEGAVGLLDPERPGEPMRHDTLFDVASLTKVLAVWAVVGTLVDAGKIDLTAPLGDYWPEAAGRPLADVTAHHLLTHTAGMPLRANLRHLYGSDPQDVRDGVLAERLRHRPGEAVAYTDRAALILGFLAEHLTRRPLPRLAEERVWSPLGMAETRYGPLAAPLKERCAPTEYDEESGRHLKGTVHDFSARLLGGACGIAGVFTTTGDVGRFLRHLLAPVPGVFSAEWTAGSLRVRTGGLEPPRGLFWHPAPGTAPADDVWSHFGFTGTGMWVSPSRDRWAVLLTNRLRLTRDPGPLARVREVFRTLAFR
- a CDS encoding GNAT family N-acetyltransferase — protein: MGFTLEGPVLEGALVRLEPLGHHHAPGLAEAAEENRDSYGFTSVPDREGVGAYIDAQLGRAADGLLAPYAQVAVATGRVVGHTSFWDPRRWRSGAGLCAIEIGFTWLAASAQGTGVNTEAKYLLFRHAFESWEVARVDLKTDARNARSRAAIASVGATFEGVLRNWSRSWAPGEEDRLRDSAVFSVIAEEWPERRTALERRLAARRSG
- a CDS encoding glyceraldehyde-3-phosphate dehydrogenase, which translates into the protein MTVNDDSFTSWKNREEIAESMIPIIGKLHREQDITVLVHSRSLVNKSVVSILKTHRFARQIAGEELSVTETLPFLQTLTTLDLGPSQIDIGMLAAEYKTDNRGLTVEEFTAEAVAGATGENKIERRDGRDVVLYGFGRIGRLVARLLIEKAGSGNGLRLRAIVVRGGGEQDLVKRASLLRRDSIHGQFQGTITVDEANSTIVANGNTIKVIYANDPSEVDYTAYGIENAILIDNTGKWRDREGLSKHLRPGIDKVVLTAPGKGDVPNIVHGVNHDTIKPDEQILSCASCTTNAIVPPLKAMDDEYGVLRGHVETVHSFTNDQNLLDNYHKADRRGRSAPLNMVITETGAASAVAKALPELKAPITGSSIRVPVPDVSIAILSLRLGRETTRDEVLEYLRDVSLHSPLKRQIDFTTAPDAVSMDFVGSRHASIVDAGATKVDGDNAILYLWYDNEFGYSCQVIRVVQHVSGVEYPTFPAPAV
- a CDS encoding DUF817 domain-containing protein, encoding MDTFTHGMRQLLRFAVLEARCCAFAVALVGGIAVSSLLPELPIARYDLLLLYGIGLTVVAWRVGWDSGRDIAVIAACHATGLLFELVKVRMGSWSYPEEALTKVGGVPLYGGFLYAALGSYVCRARRLFDLRLTGYRPRATAVLAAAVYVNFFSHHWLPDARWVLAALILVTTAGTWVRFRVGVRDHRMPLALSFVLIGFFLWVAENAATYVGAWSYPDQLDGWQPVSLAKFGAWALLMTVTFVLAMSSRSVRHEN
- a CDS encoding cold-shock protein yields the protein MANGTVKWFNAEKGFGFIEQEGGGPDVFAHYSNIATSGFRELQEGQKVTFDVTQGQKGPQAENILPA
- a CDS encoding DEAD/DEAH box helicase, with the protein product MNDTNGANSAPRTDRAGRGTRAVDEWAALPVGTPALPPAATFAELALPGAVHEVLAGLGVDTPFPIQSATLPDALAGRDVLGRGRTGSGKTLAFGLPLLVRVAGRRADARKPLALVLVPTRELAQQVTDALDPFARALKLRLATVVGGMSIGRQATALRDGAEVLIATPGRLMDLVERKDCRLERVTVTVLDEADQMADMGFMPQVTELLDLVSAEGQRMLFSATLDRNVDLLVERYLTDPVVHSVDPSAATVSTMDHHVLHVHGADKFATATEIAAREGRVIMFLATKASVDRFTKHLLGSGVRAAALHGDKSQPLRTRTLDRFRTGEVPVLVATNVAARGIHVDELDLVVNVDPPADHKDYLHRGGRTARAGESGVVVTLVTPEQQRDVARLMADAGIRPQVTKVRSGEAALSRITGARTPSGVPVGGAAPSQEGTKRGGAAFRGVGTVPGRPGRAKNESRKAAEARKTAEARQAARIRRGK